Proteins co-encoded in one Sphingopyxis sp. BE259 genomic window:
- a CDS encoding DUF736 family protein: protein MPTIANLNVKPDGSFEGTLATLNVTAPIAIVPNGRKTKENEPDYRIISRKNGFELGAGWTRTSQNNGAEYVSVTMSAPEFGTIYGNVANAPGDDPMKKVIIWNPPS, encoded by the coding sequence ATGCCCACCATCGCCAACCTCAACGTCAAGCCCGACGGCAGCTTCGAAGGCACGCTTGCCACCCTCAACGTCACCGCGCCGATAGCTATCGTGCCGAACGGTCGCAAGACCAAGGAAAACGAACCCGACTATCGTATCATCAGCCGCAAAAATGGCTTCGAGCTCGGTGCCGGCTGGACCCGCACCTCGCAGAACAACGGCGCCGAATATGTGTCGGTGACGATGTCGGCCCCCGAATTCGGGACCATCTACGGCAATGTCGCCAACGCCCCCGGCGACGACCCGATGAAGAAGGTCATCATCTGGAACCCGCCGTCCTGA